Genomic window (Sulfurovum sp. NBC37-1):
CATTATTTCCAAAGGAAGAATAGACCAACTCACTTCAAATTGGGAAAAAAAGTTTTTTCGTACACCTACGAAAGAAGAAAAACAGAAAATGATAGAGAATGAGATCTATACCACTGTGTTATATAAGGAAGCCTTGAAAATAGGCTTGGATAAAAATGACGATGAGATCAAAAGACGTCTTGCGCAAAAAATGGAGTTTGTCGCTTACGATACGTATGAACTACCCGACCCCAGTGATGAAGTATTGAAAAAGTTCATGCAGGAGCACCTGGAGAAATATAGGGAAGATGAGAAGATACATTTTACACAAAATATGATGGGTTCAGATGCAGCAGAGTTTGAGAAAGAGTATACGCTCACAAAATTTGAAGCAAGCAATATCTTCGGACGTGCGTTCTCAGACATGCTTTTTACACTGAAAGCAGACGGAAAAGTACATAAAATAGAATCTACGTATGGTGTGCATGACGTACGTGTCATAGACAGGCCTACTCCAAAGCCGAAAACCTTTGATGCGGTGAAGGAAAAGCTTAAAGGCGATTACCTGAATGCAGAAAGAGAACAGAAAAACAAAGCAATTTATGAAAAACTGAAGTCACAGTACACTATCAGTATAGAAGAGAAGTAAAGTGTTTTATAAAATAGTTTTTCTTTTTACCTTTCTTTTTTCTCTTGCACAGGCAGACCTCATACGGCCTGTCTACCTCGAGGTTATTCAAAAAAACCCGGACAGTTACGCACTGTTTTTAAAGGTGCCGGCAAAAGGAGATGCAAAGACCCCCATGAAAGTGAACGCCATAGAGGGATGTGAAGAGAAGGGGGAACACGTCAGAGAGTCTGAAAAAGGTGTTTATTCGGATAGATATACCTTGGTATGTGCACAGGGCCTCAAAGGAAAAACGATCGAGGTGCAGGGACTTGAAAATACAAAAAGAGATCTGCTTTTGCGTTTGGAGTTTTTGGACAGCACTTCCCAGTCTGCACTGCTTGACCCCCAGCATAATTCCTACATAGTCAAAGAGCGCACGCCCTCTACGCAAGTTATGAAAACCTATACATGGCTTGGGATCACCCATATTTTATTGGGCTTTGATCACCTTTGTTTTGTTTTTTTGCTTTTAGTCATTGTTAAAAACATGCGACGGCTTCTGTGGACCATTACCGCCTTTACTCTGGCACACAGTATCACTATGGCGGCGTCAACACTGGGTGTTGTGCATTTGCCGCAGCAACCGGTTGAGGCGATGATAGCCTTGAGTATACTCTTTCTGGCTATGGAGATCGTGCATGAAGAACAGGGCAAGCCAGGTATCACTTCGCGATACCCCTGGCTCATTGCTTTTACGTTCGGGTTACTGCACGGCTTTGGATTTGCGGGAGCACTTGCCGAGATAGGATTGCCCCAGGAAGCGATTACACTGGCACTTATTTTCTTCAATATCGGGGTAGAGTTGGGCCAGTTGATATTTGTGACTATTGTGGTATTTGTAGCTCTGTTGCTCCGGCATTTAATAGATGCAAAGCTCATGGAGAAAGTAGAAATGTTCATTGTTTACGGCATAGGGGGACTTTCTGCTTTTTGGGTATTTGATAGAATTTTAGCTTTTTGATAAAAATTGAGAAGTTAAGATGAGCCAGCATTGCTGCTGACTTAAAGTCCCGCTTCCTGAATGGCTTCCGTTTGTGCATGTGCTATCAGCGGATCGATGACCAGCTTGAGGTTTCCGTTGTTCATGACATCATCCAGTGCATAGAGTGTCAGTCCGATACGGTGGTCGGTGAGTCTGTTCTGCGGATAATTGTAAGTTCTGATCTTCTCAGAACGGTCTCCTGATCCAACTTGCAGTTTTCTCTGTCCCGCTGTCTCGTCAAGCTGCTTTTGCAGTTCAGATTCGTAGACACGGGCCTTGAGAACTTTCATTGCTTTGTCCCTGTTCTTGTGCTGTGACTTCTCATCCTGTATCGCTACGACGATACCGGTCGGAATGTGTGTCAGACGCACGGCCGAGTCTGTGGTGTTGACAGACTGTCCTCCACAACCGCTTGAACGGTAGACATCCATTTTCACTTCGTTGGGCTTGATGTCCACCTCGACATCGTCTACTTCGGGGATCACGGCTACGGTAATGGCGGAAGTATGTACTCGTCCCTGTGTCTCGGTATCGGGTACTCTCTGCACACGGTGCGTCCCGGCTTCATACTTGAGCTGGGAGTAGACTCCCTGTCCCTTGATCTCAGCAATAAGTTCCTTGTACCCGCCTGCCGTACCATCATTGGTACTGACGATCTCCACTTTCCAACCCATCTGTTCGGCATAGCGTGAATACATCCGGAAGACATCGGCAACGAAAAGCGCACTTTCGTCACCGCCGGCACCGGCACGAAGTTCCAAAAAGATGTTCTTGTCATCATTCTTGTCTTTGGGGATCATCAGTATCTTGATCTCCTCTTCGAGTTTTGGCAGCATCGGTTCGAGTTCGGAAAGTTCTTCCTTTGCAAGATCTCCCAGCTCTTCGTCACTCAGCAGTTCTTTGTTCTCTGCAATGGCATCGGCTGTCTCTATGTAGAGGTTTGCTTTTTCGACAAGCGGGGCAAGTCCTGACTGCTCTTTGCTGAGTTCGGTCATACGGTTGATATCGCTGGCGATATCCGGAGAGCTCAAAAGTTCGCTGATCTCATTATATCTGTCTATGAATGGTTGAAGTTTTTCTTTGAACATGGTCGTTCTTTATATTGGATTGTAAGGTTTGGTGAGAGAGGCCGAGCCGGAAGGCTGACCCGTTAGACTGAAACTGACTATGCAGCTTCGATTTTGTTAACCATTTTATGGAGGCGGCTAACTTTTCTTGCAGCAGTGGCTTTCTTGATGAAACCTTTGCTGACAAGTGAGTGGATCTGCTTGTTCGCTACTTTGAACGCTTCCTGTGCAGCTGTCATGTCAGCAGCTTCTACCGCCTCATGTACCGCTTTGGTAATGTTCTTGATTCTTGTTCTGTAGTATCTGTTTCTTTCTGTTCTTTTTGCTGTCTGCAAAATTCTCTTTTTTGCCGATTTGTGGTGTGCCATCAAATGTTCCTTTTAAAATGTAATACCCTCGCTGCCGGTGACCAATAAATGAGGTAACCATAGAAGACTTTTGGGTGAAATTAGTGCGCGAATAATATCCAAAAAAAGATTAAAGTTTTATTAAAATCGATTACATACGGACTGTTTAGATGATTCAGGTTGAGTTAGATTAATCTATTTTAAGTAAAATTAGCATTAACTATAGAATGTATAGAAGGATTGGAATTATGACACTTTTTGGAACGGATGGCGTAAGAGGAAAAGCAGGCAAGAAGGTTTCTGCGGTCAATACGATGCGTCTGGCTATGGCAACGGGGATCTACTTCAAGCAGTTTGCCAAGACGAACAAGATACTGGTGGGGAAAGACACTCGTCGTAGTGGTTATATGATAGAGAA
Coding sequences:
- a CDS encoding foldase protein PrsA, with amino-acid sequence MLKKLLHEPLLHFLVLGGLLFLGYSFVQNGEDEENSIIISKGRIDQLTSNWEKKFFRTPTKEEKQKMIENEIYTTVLYKEALKIGLDKNDDEIKRRLAQKMEFVAYDTYELPDPSDEVLKKFMQEHLEKYREDEKIHFTQNMMGSDAAEFEKEYTLTKFEASNIFGRAFSDMLFTLKADGKVHKIESTYGVHDVRVIDRPTPKPKTFDAVKEKLKGDYLNAEREQKNKAIYEKLKSQYTISIEEK
- a CDS encoding HupE/UreJ family protein: MFYKIVFLFTFLFSLAQADLIRPVYLEVIQKNPDSYALFLKVPAKGDAKTPMKVNAIEGCEEKGEHVRESEKGVYSDRYTLVCAQGLKGKTIEVQGLENTKRDLLLRLEFLDSTSQSALLDPQHNSYIVKERTPSTQVMKTYTWLGITHILLGFDHLCFVFLLLVIVKNMRRLLWTITAFTLAHSITMAASTLGVVHLPQQPVEAMIALSILFLAMEIVHEEQGKPGITSRYPWLIAFTFGLLHGFGFAGALAEIGLPQEAITLALIFFNIGVELGQLIFVTIVVFVALLLRHLIDAKLMEKVEMFIVYGIGGLSAFWVFDRILAF
- the prfA gene encoding peptide chain release factor 1, producing MFKEKLQPFIDRYNEISELLSSPDIASDINRMTELSKEQSGLAPLVEKANLYIETADAIAENKELLSDEELGDLAKEELSELEPMLPKLEEEIKILMIPKDKNDDKNIFLELRAGAGGDESALFVADVFRMYSRYAEQMGWKVEIVSTNDGTAGGYKELIAEIKGQGVYSQLKYEAGTHRVQRVPDTETQGRVHTSAITVAVIPEVDDVEVDIKPNEVKMDVYRSSGCGGQSVNTTDSAVRLTHIPTGIVVAIQDEKSQHKNRDKAMKVLKARVYESELQKQLDETAGQRKLQVGSGDRSEKIRTYNYPQNRLTDHRIGLTLYALDDVMNNGNLKLVIDPLIAHAQTEAIQEAGL
- the rpsT gene encoding 30S ribosomal protein S20 translates to MAHHKSAKKRILQTAKRTERNRYYRTRIKNITKAVHEAVEAADMTAAQEAFKVANKQIHSLVSKGFIKKATAARKVSRLHKMVNKIEAA